TCACCCGGTCGCGGTGCCGCGCGCGGGACGCCAGCTCCCGCAGCAGGCCCACCACCTGGTCGGGCAGCACCAGGTCGTCCCAGCCGACCGCGGGTTCGACCCGGCGGGCCAGCCGCTGCAACCCGGCCGCGTTCTGGCTGCGCGCGCCCGCCCGCAGGTGCTCGGTGGTCACCACGCCGCCGTCGACCAGGGCCGACACCGACGCGGCCCGCGCGGCGCGGGCGATCTGGCCGGGGCCGAGCACGAAGTGGGCGGTGGCGGCGGCCGGGTCGACGCCGGGCGCCAGCCGGCCGTCCAGGCGGGTCCGCCACACCCTGGCGCGCTCGGCGACCGGCAGCGGCCCGGCCTCGTGCGGCAGCGGCGGTTCGGTGCTCCACCGCGGGTCCCACACCCCCGGCCCGAACACCACCAGCGGCACCGCAGGGTGGGTGAGGTCGGTCAGCGGCGGCTCGTCCTCCACCGGCCCGAGCACCAGCCCCGCGCCGCGCAGCACGGCCTCGCGCAGCACCGCGCCGCCCCGGTCCGGTTCGGCGCGCAGCCGGTCGGCGTCGACGCCCAGCACCGCGAACCCGGCCCGCCGCAACGCGGCGGCGGCCGTCTCCCGCGCGCCGCCGCCCGGGCGTTCCCGCAGGTGGACGAGCCGTATCCCGGCCTGGAAGGCGCGCACGAGCGGGCCCACGTCGGCGGCGGGCACCTCGTCGACGACCCGGGCCACCCCGGTGAGCGCCGCGTCCGGCCGGTCGTCGCCGAGCAGGTGGTTGACCACCCGGTCGGGCACGCGCAGCGACCGCGACAGGAACGGGCGCTCCCGGTCCTCCACCACCAGCAGCCCGGCGGCGGGCAGCGGGGAGGACGGGTCCAGCCGCGCCCGGCCGGCCGCCGACGCCTCGGGCAGCCCGCACAGGCGCAGCGCCAGGCCCGCGGTGGCCCGGCGGCGCGTCACGTCGTCGTTGAGGTAGCCGTAGAACTGCTCGAACCGGCTGTCCACGTCCGGCGCCAGCGCCACCAGCAGCAGCTCCACGTCCAGCCCGGTCAACCCGGCGGTGTCGGCCAGCCTCCCCAGCCGCCCGGCCGCCGGCGACTCCTGGAACGGCACGAACGGCTCCCGGCGGGTGGCCAGCAGGGCGTCGATCGCCTCGTCGGACAGGTAGAGGCCGCGGAACGGGTCGTCGGGGTTGTGGTCGGTGCCCCGGCGGGCCGCGACCGCGTCCCGGATGCGCCGCTCCAGGGCCGCGAGCCGGGTGAACAGGTGGGGCAGGCCGCCGGTGTTCACGGGCGCCT
This portion of the Saccharothrix syringae genome encodes:
- a CDS encoding ATP-binding protein, with product MNTGGLPHLFTRLAALERRIRDAVAARRGTDHNPDDPFRGLYLSDEAIDALLATRREPFVPFQESPAAGRLGRLADTAGLTGLDVELLLVALAPDVDSRFEQFYGYLNDDVTRRRATAGLALRLCGLPEASAAGRARLDPSSPLPAAGLLVVEDRERPFLSRSLRVPDRVVNHLLGDDRPDAALTGVARVVDEVPAADVGPLVRAFQAGIRLVHLRERPGGGARETAAAALRRAGFAVLGVDADRLRAEPDRGGAVLREAVLRGAGLVLGPVEDEPPLTDLTHPAVPLVVFGPGVWDPRWSTEPPLPHEAGPLPVAERARVWRTRLDGRLAPGVDPAAATAHFVLGPGQIARAARAASVSALVDGGVVTTEHLRAGARSQNAAGLQRLARRVEPAVGWDDLVLPDQVVGLLRELASRARHRDRVIDEWRMRPGGGRGRGVTGLFAGDSGTGKTMSAEVIAASLGLDLYTVNLATVVDKYVGETEKNLERIFTEAAGVNGVLLFDEADAIFGKRSEVRDAHDRYANIESAYLLQRVETFDGIAVLATNLRANLDEAFTRRLDVVVDFPLPDPVLRRRLWDRCLGASAPRGEVDLDFLAASFELAGGHIRSAAVTAAYLAAESGRPVGMAEVVGAVAREYRKLGRLVGEREFGRYLGLAAEGVGR